The window GACCCTGCATATCCGCATTAAAACGAAAAAAGATGATATCCAGTCGGTCACCTTGCTGGCTATTGATCCGTTCAACTGGAAACCGGTAGCCAAGGATTCGCATGTCTATGATTTTGCTATTGATACAATGCAGCATGTGGAGATGAAGAAGGAGTATGTTACCCGTTATCATGATTGCTGGTTTGCCGAGCTCCCGGGCTTTAACTGGAGAAGAATTAAGTATGGCTTTGTGCTGAATGACGGCCATGAGTGTTGTTTTGCCGGCTGCCAGCAGTTCGTTCCGCTTCCCGAAGACTGGACACCACCTAAGGATCACACGAACTATTTCTATTATCCTTATATTCTGGAAGAAGATCTGTATGAGGCGCCGACTTGGGTAAAGGATACGGTATGGTATCAGATTTTTCCGGACCGGTTCAACCGGGGTTCTGCTGAAGAGGATGCGAAAGATAGGGAAGATCTACTGGAATGGGGCAGTGATGAGCTGGACGGCGTTCATAAAAAGTTCGGCGGAAATCTGCAAGGCGTCATTGAAAAACTGGACTACATCCGGGATCTGGGCTGTGACGGCATTTATTTCACACCTATTTTTGATTCGCCAAGCTCACACAAATATGATACGAAAGATTATTTCAAGATTGATCCGCATTTCGGTGACAATGATAAACTGGGCCTTCTGGTAGAAGAGGCGCACAAGCGGGGGATACGGGTCATGCTCGATGCGGTGTTCAACCATTGCGGCTATGAGCATCCGTTCTGGCAGGATGTATTGAAGCACGGCAGCAGCTCGCCTTATTTTGACTACTTCTATATCCTGGACGCGGACAAACCAGTGGTACCTGACACTGCGCTTGCGGCCAGGGAAGGCTATTATTTCGGAGAGCATTTGAATTACCGGACGTTTGCGTATACGGAGCAGATGCCCAAGTGGAATACCGCCAATCCTGCGGCAAGGGAGTATCTGATAAGCGCAGCTGTCTATTGGACGGAACACTATAATATTGACGGCTGGCGGCTCGATGTGGCGAACGAAGTTTCCCATGATTTTTGGCGGGAATTCCGGAAACGGATCAAGGCCATCCGCAAAGACATTTATATTCTCGGTGAAAACTGGCTCTATTCGAATCCGTGGCTGCAGGGTGACCAGTTCGATGCGGTGATGAATTACGAGTTCACTGGACCGGTTACCCGCTACTTCGGGACGAATCTTCCGGAACAGGAGCAGTATACTGCTGAGGATTTTGTGAATGCCATCAATCAGCTGCTGGTCAGCTATCCTAAGCATGTGGCGCGGAATATGTTCAATCTGCTCGACAGCCATGATACCGCGCGGATTCTGCACTTTTGCGGAGACGACCCGGAGCTGGTGAAGCTTCCTTATGTTTTCCTGCTGACCTATGGCGGTTCTCCGAGCATCTATTATGGCGGTGAGGTTGGCCTGGGCGGAGACGAACATCATAACCGTCAGTGTATGCCTTGGAAGCCGGAGCAGCAGAATCTGGCGCTATATCAGACGATCCGCAGACTGATCGGGCTCCGCAAGGAGAATCCGCTGTTTAAGGCGATTGATATCGAGTGGTTATCAGCAGGGGGAGCAACTAATACTTTGATTTACAAAAAAGAAAGCAGCAGCGGAACCCTGTATGTACTCATCCATAATTCCAGCGAGCCAGCTGATATTGGGCTCCCTAGCGAATTACAAGGACGGAAAATGAGAGATTTGTACAATGATCAGCCGGTTGAAACCGCTGCGGAAATCCGTATGGAATCTCATTCGTTCAGGCTGCTGGCAGCGGAGTAAACTAAATCATGCAGGAGGAACAGTCATGACATCAGGTACGAAACGGTCTATTCTGGAAAAAATGACGATGACCGTTGAACGGAAGGACAACCGCGCAGTCTCTTTTACCAATAAAGAAGCTGCCTATTACTTTACCCAATCCCATGTAACGGATCATCCTGAACACGCTTATTTTGAGGGATTGAACGTTGCGAAGAACCGGCTCTTTGGCGGGTACACCTTGTATGCAGACCATCAGGAGCTGGATGATCAGGAAGCTGCAGTTGAGGTCAGCCCCTATTCCATGATCCGCACCCACGGCAGTCTGACTGAAGAGCTGTGGCTGTTTGATTACCGGAATGTGCTTGAGGTGAGCCTGAGCGGGGCAGGCCAAGACATTGGGATTGCTCTAAAAGGGAAAGAGCTGGAGTATTTGAAGCTCAGCAGGAATACTGCATATTTCAAGGCAATGGAAGGGGAGTGGGTAATTGCCCTGCGTCCCCGTAATGCCCGTCCGTTATCGCTGCTGAGTAAGGTCTTCCATACAGAAGCCGAAGCCGGGGGATTCTACATTTCCGCTGCCCGGACAGAAGCTGAAGCAGCAGCCTTAATTCAGGATACTGAAGCGCACGCAAACCGTCTGAAGTCTGAGCGCATAAAGCGTATGGAGGATTTTTTACAGCAAAATGTTTATATAAACAGCAGTAACGAACAGCTGACCCTCGCACTGAACTGGCTCAGCTTAACTATGGATCAGCTCGTAACCAGACAACAGGGCGATGGGATCTATGCCGGATTGCCCTGGTTCAATGAATACTGGGGACGCGATCAGTTCATCGCTCTTCCGGGTGCGGTACTGGTCAGCGGCCAGTTTGAAACGGCTAAGCATATTCTCATGTCCTTTGCCGAATACCAGAACACCGATGAGACTTCAAAATATTACGGCAGAGTTCCGAATATCCTGGCACCGGAGAATATCGACTATCATACCACCGACGGGACACCGCGGTTTATTATCCAGCTGCAGGACTATGTAAAATATTCCGGGGACACAGAGATTATTAATAAGCTGTACCCGGCGGTGCGCAGCAGTATCGAGGGTTCGCTCAAGCACTGGGTGGATGCCAAAGGCTATCTTACCCATGACGACAATGAGACCTGGATGGATGCGCGGGATGCTGATTTGAACTCTTACTCTCCAAGAGAAACCCGCGCCAATGATATACAGGCCCTTTGGTATCACCAGCTGCGGGCGGGTGTGTATTTTGCCGAATATATGGGCGATCAGAAGAATGCAGAGCAGTGGGGAAGCCTGGCTGACCGGTTAAAAAGTAATTTCGAGCGGGATTTCCGCGATCCGTCACATCCTTATCTGGCGGATCGTTTGGATGCTGCTGACGAGCCGGAGTTCTCTCTGCGTCCGAACCAGCTGTTTGCTTTTGACATGTTCGAAGATCGTGACTTTAAAGCTGCCGCAGTCCGTACCGCATGGGAGGAGCTGGTATATCCTTGGGGCGTTGCTTCCCTTGACCGGCAGCACCCGTTCTTCCATCCCTTCCACCTGACAGAGAAGTATCATAAAGATGAAGCTTATCATAACGGCACCGTGTGGACCTGGCTGAACGGCATAGCCATGCAGCGCATGATAGAATCCGGGCAGGAAGAAATCGCATACAAGCTCTTCCATAATATGAACTGGCAGGCGCTTCATCTTGGGGTCGTCGGCGGGCTGAGTGAAAACCTGGATGCCTACCCGCACGAAGGAGAGAATTGGGCTAAACTGACTGGGGCTTATCTTCAGGCCTGGTCCAATGCAGAGCAGCTGCGTGTATGGTATCAGTATTTCCTGGGCATCCGGCCTGATATGATCCATCACAAGGTTCTGCTTGCTCCGCGAATTCCGCAGGAAATAACGGATCTCCAATTTCATGTAAAAGTTGGAGAAGGAACACTCGAGGCTGAATATTCAGCAAATCGCAGCGAGCAGCGGTATATCTACCGCTTCAAGGGAGTTAAACTTAAGGCAGTGATCGATATTGCGCCGTTTGCCGAATTGGAGCTTGAGGCCGAAGCGGGAGCTGAGCTACGGCTAAGCCGGACAGGGCTGGAGCTTGAGATTGAACTTGTGAACGAGCGCGGAGAAATCATCAGGAAGCTAACCGTCCAACCTTCTAAGGACAGAATAGAGCAGCAGCTGCACAGTGACCAGCTCTTTGCGGGTGTGCATTTTGCAGAGCCGCTTGCACTAGAGAAGCATCCTGTAATGCAACGGGAAAGTACAACGGTTGTAGGTACAGAGGAATAACCGGATATGTTTGGAGACCCAAAAGACCAGCCTTTATAAGGCTGGTCTTTTGGGAGGTAATCCTAAATTCCGCTGCGTGGATCCGTCAGCTTATGAGAACAGGGGCTTACGATTCTATTTACAAAGAAAGCCCCTATGCGGGGCCGTTTGTTAGAATCTGTGTGCGTATTTGCGGAGTTCCTCAGGAATGCTGATTTCCCCTAAAATAGCTTCAACTGCCTGCCATGCCTCTTGAAAAACACCACCGCTATAACTCGTCCGATTCCGGGCGGGGCCGGTCATTGACATATCAAATACGATATATTCCCCGACATCTTCAATCACTCTAAAGCTTACTGCACGGTCATTTTTCTGAATCCGTACTTCTTCCATGATGCTTCCTCCTCATTGGATGTACCTGTACAAAGGCTTATTCACTACTAGAATTATACTATTAACGTGCATGTGCATCAATTCACAAATGCGATTTGCTATTTTTCGGGGTTGTGTATGATAATCTTGTTAGAGATTAGCTATATAATAACATTAGCGAGAGGAGACAAGATATTATGAAGCTGCTTAGCTATATTCAAAACGGCGGTTACCGCCTGGGAATACATACGGATAACGGCATACTGGACGTTACAGATGCTTCGGTTGTCTATGGACTAGAGGAAACTGCGGAATTAAGTATTCAGGACGTCATAAACGGAGGCGCAGAAATCCTTAAAAGACTGCTGAACCTTCAACAATTGGCTGAAAATGATACTAATGGCAGGCTGCAGCTGCTAGATGAATCCAAGCTGGCCTTTGCGCCCTGCGTAACCAGCCCCGGAAAAATCGTGTGTGTAGGCCTGAACTACCGCAAGCATGCGGAAGAAACGAAGGCAGCGATCCCGCAGACGCCGATTCTATTCAGCAAATTCAATAATGCGCTGGCTGGACATCTGGAGACTGTACCTCTGCCTGCAGCCTCGCAGCAAGTAGACTATGAAGCGGAACTGGCCATAGTGATTGGCCGTAAAGCCTATAATGTAAGCAAAGAGGAAGCGCTGGATTATGTCTTCGGGTACTGCTGTGCGAATGACCTGTCAGCCCGTGATTTGCAGTTCCGGACCCAGCAATGGCTGCTAGGTAAAACCTGTGATAAATTCGCTCCCGTAGGCCCTTATCTGGTTACTGCCGATGAAGTCGGGAACCCGAATAACCTGAGGATCTCCTGTGCGGTTAACGGTGAAGCCCGTCAATCCTCCAACACGGAGGATATGATCTTCCATTGTGATGAGATTATCAGCTACATCTCACAGCATTTGACGCTCGAACCGGGGGACATAATTCTGACTGGTACACCGGAAGGTGTGGTACTCGGCTACCCGACGGAGCAGCAGGTATTCCTGAAGTCTGGCGATATCGTGACCGTGGAGATTGAAAAGCTTGGTAGGCTAACTAATACTATCACTGTGTAAAATTGTGAGCTGCAATATATATCAAATAAAAATGCAAAGCCATAATCATCTGCGTTCCAGCAGAGTTATGGCTTATTTAAATGGGCTATTCCTTCTTTCCGCAGCTTAATCGTCGGATGCGGGTATTTGTTCTTTTTTCGCTTCTCCAAGCTTCTTTCGTTCGATATGAGTCACTCCCCATTGGTGTAAGGCTTCCATAATCGGGGCCAGAGTCATGCCGTATTCCGTGATGGAGTATTCCACTTTCGGCGGAATTTGCGGATAAATGACTCGGGAAAGGATCTCTTCCTCCTCTAATTGGCGCAGATGGAGCGTAAGCATCCTTTGCGTGATATTGGGCAGCAATCTTCTTAGTTCATTGAACCGTAAGGGTTTACCTTGAAGCAAATGATAAATGATACTCGGCTTCCATTTGCCGACGATCGACTCCATTGTCACAACGAATTGACATTGGTCAGGATTCTTTTGCATACTTTAGCCTCCCGTACAGTACCTTTTTTCATACTATACCACATTATTGTTCCTACTTATCAAAAGAAAGTAAATATATTATGATCACCATGAAAGTGTTATTACTCTGATCATAGAAGGGAAGTTTTAATAATGGCAATAGTACTGTACATCACCGCACATCCTCTTGATTCTCAGGCATCCTATAGCCTCGCGGTAGGAGAAGAATTTATTGAAGCGTACCGTGAAGCAAATCCGGCAGATGAAATTGTTCATTTGGATCTGTACAAAGAGAATATCCCGCCAATCGATGCGGATGTTTTACACGGGTGGGAAAAGCTTCGGTCGGGTTCATCGTTCATCCAACTATCGGATGCCGAGAAATCAAAAGTAGACCGTCTTGGGGTGATTGTTGATCAATTCGTGGCCGCTGATAAGTACGTTTATGTTTCCCCGATGTGGAATTTCTCGATCCCGCCAATTTTGAAAGCATACACGGATGCGACTTCAATTCCGGGGAAGACATTCAAATATACTGACAATGGCCCTGTGGGCCTGTTGCCCGGCAAGACAGCCTTGCACATTCAAGCTAGCGGCTCCGTTTATACGGAGGGTCCTCTTGCTCCACTTGAAATGGGATATAGCTATTTGAAAAAGGTTTTGAATTTCTATGGGATATCGATTGAGGCGATATTTGTGGAAGGAACGGCAATATCAGATCGGGCTCTATCTGTAAAAGAAAAAGCAATTGCACATGCAAAGGAAGTTGCCAAACGTTTCTAACAAAGGCTGTTCCAAATGCAGCGCTGGGACCTGTAAGACAATAACCGGCCCCTTTTTGACCTTTTGGGTAACGGATGGCTATGAAAAATTATATTTACTACAAGGGTGGACAGTAGTCCATCCTTTTTTCTATACCGGAAAACGTTAGATATCTCACAAATCCTGTGGGAATATCCGATATGCATAATCTTTTCAACAATTCGCAAAAAGATCAAAAACAAGCAGACAAAACCCGGAATTTAAGTATGGAGTGCTGCATAGTCTAGAGTAATTCTTCTCGCGTAAGCTTTTGTAGAAGGGAAACAGTCAGTGGAGTGGCTGGTTTCGGTCTGCCGTGAGGGATGGAGGCAGTTGTACGATGGACGCCCTATTAAGCAAATTGTCTGAACAGCATATTCTCACAGCAGATGAAATCATCTGGTTTCTCCGGCATTTAACCCCCGACCTTAAGAAACGATTATATCTTTTAGCTTCTGAGACCTGCAAGCAGTATTATGCTGAAAGCGTTTACTCCCGCGGTTTAATTGAGTTCTCAAACTTCTGCAAACAGGATTGTATGTATTGTGGTCTGCGCAGATCCAATTCTCTGGCCCAGCGGTATAGGCTGACGGAGGAAGAAATTCTTGAGTGTGCTGAAGAGGGTTATCAGCTTGGATATCGTTCGTTTGTACTGCAGAGCGGGGAGGATTTCCGGTTTACAGAGCAAGCGATGGTCTCGATTGTCAGAAATCTGAAAAGACTTTTTCCCGATTCAGCGGTTACATTGTCAGTCGGCGAACGAAGTGAAGCCTTTTATCGTGCAATGTATGATGCAGGCGCTGACCGGTATCTGCTGCGGCATGAGGCAGCATCGCGTCCGCTCTATGAGTCGCTGCATCCCGGTATGTCGTATGACAACCGCATGAACTGCCTGCGTGTGCTGAAAGAGATCGGCTATCAGGTTGGGGCCGGCTTTATGGTGGGGCTTCCCGGCCAAACCTATCAGCATCTTGCCGAAGATTTGCTGTTCCTGCAAGAGTTCCGTCCGGAAATGATCGGGATCGGCCCGTTTATCCCTCATAGTGCAACACCGCTTAAAGAGGCTGCCGGCGGAACAGTAGAGGACACTCTGGTCATGATAGCCATGGCAAGGCTAATGGTTCCCGATGCTTTAATGCCAGCTACCACTGCTATGGGCACACTTGATCCTGTTGGACGGGAAAAAGCGATTGCGGCAGGAGCGAACGTGGTTATGCCAATTCTGTCCCCGCTGCAGGTCCGCCGCAAATATGCGCTCTATGAGCATAAAATCTGTATGGGCGATGATCCCGCGCATTGCCGGAGCTGTATTGAGATGCGGATTGCCGTCTCCGGATACAAGCTGGAGCTGAGCCGCGGCGACCACTGTAATTTTCCCCGCTTATCTAAGGAAGAATCCGCAAGGTGAGCTTTCTTATAAGAAAGTAAGTGAAACAATTCACTTACGGTGTATAGAATTCAGCAGCACTACAAAGGAGGAAACCAGTTGTCTACTTTGACGAAGAAAAATGCACTCGGCTTCTTTGAAATCCGGCTTGAATCCATCGGCGGACTTGGCGCCAACCTGGCAGGAAAAATGCTTGCGGAGACCGGCGCGCTCGAACTGGGCTTTAACGCCGCTAACTTCTCTTCCTACGGCTCTGAGAAAAAAGGCTCCCCCGTGAAAACCTTTGTCCGCTTCTGTGATCCGGAGATTGAAATCAGAGATCATAGTCCGATTGAAGAGCCGCATCTGATCGCGGTTTTCCACGAGGCTCTGTACAAGATTGTGAACGTGGCAAGCGGCCTGCAGCCAGACGGGGTCGTCCTGGTCAATACAACCCGCGACTTCGATGAAGTACGTTCAAGTCTGAAGATTGAATCCGGGACAATTGCCCTGATTGATGCCATGGGGATAGCCGTTGAAGAGAGAACCAAGATTAACACCGCGATGCTTGGCGCGATGTTCCGTATTTGTGATTTCCTCGATCCCGAAGCGATGCGTACCGTTATCCGCAGAACGTTCGAGAAGAAATATCCGCAGCTTGTGGAGCCCAACCTCCGTACTTTCGACCGGGGCTACAATGAGGTGCAATTCAAAACCTATGACGTACCGGAAGGTTCGCAGATTAAACCTTTCAAACGTGTACAATCCTTGCTTGGTTACAAAACGCAATTGCCAGGCGGAGTGATCGCCGCACAGGGAAACAGCATTCTTAAGGATCTGGGCGGTTCCCGCGCCGGGCTGCTGCCGGAGTTTCATGCCGCTAAATGCATCAATTGTGCTGCCTGCGATAATGTCTGCCCTGACTATTGCTTCGTATGGGAATCGGCAGAAGACAAGCGCGGCCGCCTGCAGCAGGTTCTTCGGGGCATTGATTATCAATATTGTAAGGGCTGCCTGAAATGTGTTGAAGCCTGCCCTTCTGATGCGCTGACCAGCCTCCGCGAAGAACCCGGCTATGCTGAACTGAACCGTGTTGCCCAAGTGTTCTGTTAAATGAAGAGGGAGGAACCTACTAATGGCTGTTAGTGAAAATAAATTATCTGATGCTGTACCTGCCGAGCAGGTCACATGCTTTGAATCCGGCAATGAGATGGCGGCTACAGCAGCCGCACAGATCAACTACCACATGATGGGCTATTTCCCGATCACTCCATCCACTGAGGTGGCCCAATATCTCGATCAGATGAAGGCCCGCGGGCAGCATGATATTCAGCTCGTTGCAGCGGATGGCGAACACGGCTCCGCAGGCATCTGCTATGGCGCAGCTATGGCTGGGGCACGGGTCATCAACGCCACCAGCTCGCAAGGGTTTCTGTATATGCTGGAGCAGCTGCCTACCCAGTCAGGTACTCGCTTTCCAATGGTCCTAAATCTTGTTACCCGTGCGGTCAGCGGCCCGCTGGATATCCGCGGCGATCATTCCGACCTGTATTACGGCCTGAATACCGGCTGGGTCATTCTGACAGCCAGCACACCGCAGGCTGTATACGATATGAACATTATGGCACTCAGGATTGCCGAGCATTCGGAAGTCCGGCTGCCGGTAATTGTAGCTTATGACGGCTTCTTCACCTCCCATCAAAAACGCAAAGTGAAGTACTTCAAGGATAACGCTGTAGTTCAGCAGTTTGTAGGACCGAATCCGAACCACGCCTACGCGAATGTATCTGACCCGTCCCGGCCGGTGACCATTGGTGCGCATATGGGCGGTGATGACCTGCTCAACAACCATTATCAGCTGTCCGAAGCGCTTGAAAAGGCCGGCGGAGTATACAGTGAGGTAGCCCGGGAATATGCGCTTTTGTCCGGACGTGAATATAAGGTTCTCGATCTGTACCGGATGGAAGATGCGGAATATGCCTTGTTCCTGCTCAATTCTGCGGGAGAGACGGCCAAGGATACCGTCGATGCACTGCGTGCAAAAGGGATCAAAGCAGGGCTGATCCGTCCGAATATCATCCGGCCGTTTCCGGCAGAAGAGCTGCGTACTGCGCTTAAGAATGTCAAGGCCCTGCTTGTTGGCGAACGTGCGGACTCTTATGGTGCACAAGGCGGCAATCTGACCCATGAAATCCGCTCGGCACTGCAAATTGATCCGGACAACAAAACCATGATCCTCTCGCGGATCTTTGGCCTGGGCGGTAAGGATTTCTATGCGGATGATGCAGCTGCTTTCTTCCAGCTGGCCATCGATGCAGCGGAGCAAGGCAGTGCGGAGAAACCTTTTGACTATTACGGCTATTATCCCGGTGAAGAAAAAGACGCACTCGCGCCGGTAATCGAACCGATGCATGGCAATGCATTTAGAACCGGACTGATACAGGTAACCCAAAACGAAGAAACGGGCCTGCTCAAAGTGAAGCTGCCACCGCTGCGGCAATTGACTGTGAAGCCTCACCGTTTAGCTCCCGGACATGGCGCCTGCCCCGGCTGCGGAGCACTTTCTGCCCTGGAATTGTTCTTCAAAGGCATTGAGGGTGACATGGTCGTATTGTTCCAGACTGGCTGCGCGTATGTGGTCACGGCAAGCTATCCGTATTCCTCACACAAACAGACCTTTGTGCACAACCTCTTCCAGAATGGTGCAGCTACACTGGCCGGGATGGTGGATGCTTTCTATGAGCTGAAGCGGCGCGGGGAAATCCAGGTTGCTGATGATGTTACCTTTGTGATGGTCTCCGGTGACGGCGGTATGGATATCGGGATGGGAGCGACCGTTGGCGCAGCCCTGCGCAACCATAAAATGATCATTCTGGAATACGACAATGAAGGCTATATGAACACCGGTTCCCAGCTGTCCTATAGCACGCCGATGGGGCACATGACCAGCACCTCAGGTGTCGGCTCAGCGCAAAAAGGTAAAAAAGGCCACCACAAAGACACCGCGCAAATACTGGCTGCCTGCAATATTCCTTATGTGTTTACCGGTGTGGAGAGCAATCCTCAGGATCTTCTGCAAAAAGCGGCTAAAGCCCAGTGGTATGCGAATAACGTGGGCACGGCCTACGGCAAAATCCTCTGCGCCTGCCCGCTCAACTGGAAAACACCGGATGACCAAGGCAATGAGCTGGTGAAGGCGGCTGTGGATTCCTGCTTCTTCCCGCTGTATGAGATTGAACAGGGGATTACCCGCATTACCTATAATCCGGAAGAGAAGGGCAAGCGGATCCCGGCGGTTGACTGGCTGAAACGTATGGGCAAAACGAAACATCTGGTGAAGGATACCGAGCTGCTGCAGGATTTTGAAAATGAAATCGAACGCCGCTGGAACCGTTTGAAGCTCAGACATGAAAACGCGCTGCTCTAATCTTGATTGAAGGGAGCCTGCCTAAATGGAACACCAACAAACCTGCTCAAGCGCCGACATTGCCGAAGCCGATGAGAGGCTGGAGAAAGTGAAACATGCCATCGAGCAGTTCAAACTCATGAAGGGCGCTTTGATCCCTGTACTTCATGAAGTACAGGATATATACGGCTTTTTGCCGGAGCCTGTGCTCCAGGTGGTTTCGGAAGAGCTTAACCTGCCCTTAAGTGAAATTTATGGGGTAGCTTCGTTTTATCATTTCTTTTCCCTGACTCCGAAAGGAGAGAATGTGATTCATGTCTGCATGGGAACAGCCTGCTACATCAAAGGGGCTCAAGCGGTGCTGGACCGTCTCAGTACAGAGCTGAAGGTTCCTGTGCAAGGAACGACAGAGGACAATAAATTTACGTTAGAAGCGACACGTTGTCTGGGAGCCTGCGGGCTCGCCCCTGTCATGACCATCGGAGAGAAAGTGCATGGACGTTTAGTGCCTAATGCCGTGCCGAAAATTCTTATTGAGTACAAGTGATTCCCGGCAATTCACGCACATTTTTAACGGGAGGTATTGGCATGAAGCTGTTAACGGATCTTGATGCTATCCGCACGCTTACGCAGAGCCGTCTGGATAACCGGAGAATCACCGGGGCCTCCGGCGAGTCCATTACATTCAGATCAGTGATGGTGTGCGGCGGTACAGGATGCACATCCTCGGATTCTAATACAATTATCGCAGCTTTGGAGCAGGAAATATCCAGCCACGGGATTGAGAGCCAGGTGGAGGTCGTACGAACAGGCTGTTTCGGCCTTTGCGAGCTGGGACCAGTCGTGATCGTCTATCCGGAAGGTATTTTTTACAGCCGGGTGGAGGTGAAGGATATTCCTGCTCTGGTGGAGCAGCATTTGCTGAACGGCAAGCCTTATGACAAGAAAATATACGAAAAGACCCGGCATGGCGAAGAAATTCTGAGCTTTGAGGAAACGGACTTTTATAAAAAACAAGTGCGGATCGCGCTGCGCAACTGCGGTACCATTGATCCCGAAGTCATAGATGAGTACATTGCCAGTGACGGTTACAAAGCGCTTGCTCAGGTGCTTACGACGATGAGCCGCGAGCAAGTGATTGACACGGTTAAGCAGTCCGGGCTGCGGGGACGCGGCGGCGGCGGCTTTCTCACCGGTCTTAAGTGGGAGTTCGCGGCCAAACAGAACAAACCGCAGAAGTATGTCATCTGCAATGCCGATGAGGGTGATCCGGGAGCTTTCATGGACCGTTCGATCCTGGAAGGCAATCCGCACTCGGTCATCGAGGCGATGGCCATTGCTGGGTATGCCATTGGCGCGAACCAGGGGTTCATCTATGTCCGAGCAGAATATCCTATCGCGGTACAGCGGTTTACCAAAGCGCTGGATCAGGCGCGAGAGTACGGGCTGCTGGGCGATGATATTTTTGGCACCGGCTTCACCTTTAACATTGATGTGCGCCTTGGAGCGGGGGCGTTTGTCTGCGGTGAGGAGACCGCTTTGATTCACTCCATTGAAGGCCACCGGGGGATGCCGACACCGAAGCCTCCCTTCCCGGCTGTTGAAGGATTGTGGGGGATGCCGACAATCATCAATAATGTGGAAACGCTTGCTAATATTGCACAGATTATTCTGAACGGCGCAGAGTGGTACGCAAGTATCGGAACCGAGAAATCGAAGGGCACCAAGGTGTTTGCACTCGGAGGCAAGGTTGTGAACACCGGACTGGTTGAGGTTCCGATGGGCATTACGCTGCGCGAGGTCATCTTTGAAATTGGCGGCGGGATTCCCGGCGGCAAAAAATTCAAGGCTGTGCAAACCGGAGGCCCGTCGGGGGGCTGCCTGACTGAAGAGCATCTGGACTGTACCATAGATTTTGATACACTGACCAGTCTGGGTTCCATGATGGGCTCCGGCGGAATGATCATTATGGATGAGGACACCTGCATGGTGGATGTCGCCCGGTTCTATCTGGATTTCACCCGTGACGAATCATGCGGCAAGTGCACACCATGCCGGATAGGCACTAAACGGCTGCTTGAGATGCTCGATAAGATTACCGAAGGCAAAGGGACCATGGAGGATCTCGAGAATTTGGAACAGCTGTCGCTGCAGATTAAGAACGCCTCTCTCTGTGCGTTAGGGCAGACTGCCCCCAACCCGGTATTGTCGACCATTAAATATTTCCGCGATGAATATATGGCTCATATTACGGACAGCAAATGTCCGGCCGGTGTCTGCAAATCCCTGATCTCCTATGAAATCGATGCTGAGCTGTGCCGCGGCTGCAGTCTCTGTGCCCGGAAATGTCCAAGCGATGCGATTTCCGGCAAAGTGAAGGAACCGTATGTCATCGATAAGGCAACCTGCAT of the Paenibacillus pedocola genome contains:
- the nuoE gene encoding NADH-quinone oxidoreductase subunit NuoE, whose product is MEHQQTCSSADIAEADERLEKVKHAIEQFKLMKGALIPVLHEVQDIYGFLPEPVLQVVSEELNLPLSEIYGVASFYHFFSLTPKGENVIHVCMGTACYIKGAQAVLDRLSTELKVPVQGTTEDNKFTLEATRCLGACGLAPVMTIGEKVHGRLVPNAVPKILIEYK
- a CDS encoding NAD(P)H-dependent oxidoreductase, with the protein product MAIVLYITAHPLDSQASYSLAVGEEFIEAYREANPADEIVHLDLYKENIPPIDADVLHGWEKLRSGSSFIQLSDAEKSKVDRLGVIVDQFVAADKYVYVSPMWNFSIPPILKAYTDATSIPGKTFKYTDNGPVGLLPGKTALHIQASGSVYTEGPLAPLEMGYSYLKKVLNFYGISIEAIFVEGTAISDRALSVKEKAIAHAKEVAKRF
- the hydE gene encoding [FeFe] hydrogenase H-cluster radical SAM maturase HydE, giving the protein MDALLSKLSEQHILTADEIIWFLRHLTPDLKKRLYLLASETCKQYYAESVYSRGLIEFSNFCKQDCMYCGLRRSNSLAQRYRLTEEEILECAEEGYQLGYRSFVLQSGEDFRFTEQAMVSIVRNLKRLFPDSAVTLSVGERSEAFYRAMYDAGADRYLLRHEAASRPLYESLHPGMSYDNRMNCLRVLKEIGYQVGAGFMVGLPGQTYQHLAEDLLFLQEFRPEMIGIGPFIPHSATPLKEAAGGTVEDTLVMIAMARLMVPDALMPATTAMGTLDPVGREKAIAAGANVVMPILSPLQVRRKYALYEHKICMGDDPAHCRSCIEMRIAVSGYKLELSRGDHCNFPRLSKEESAR
- a CDS encoding 2-oxoacid:acceptor oxidoreductase family protein, with amino-acid sequence MSTLTKKNALGFFEIRLESIGGLGANLAGKMLAETGALELGFNAANFSSYGSEKKGSPVKTFVRFCDPEIEIRDHSPIEEPHLIAVFHEALYKIVNVASGLQPDGVVLVNTTRDFDEVRSSLKIESGTIALIDAMGIAVEERTKINTAMLGAMFRICDFLDPEAMRTVIRRTFEKKYPQLVEPNLRTFDRGYNEVQFKTYDVPEGSQIKPFKRVQSLLGYKTQLPGGVIAAQGNSILKDLGGSRAGLLPEFHAAKCINCAACDNVCPDYCFVWESAEDKRGRLQQVLRGIDYQYCKGCLKCVEACPSDALTSLREEPGYAELNRVAQVFC
- a CDS encoding thiamine pyrophosphate-dependent enzyme, with the protein product MAVSENKLSDAVPAEQVTCFESGNEMAATAAAQINYHMMGYFPITPSTEVAQYLDQMKARGQHDIQLVAADGEHGSAGICYGAAMAGARVINATSSQGFLYMLEQLPTQSGTRFPMVLNLVTRAVSGPLDIRGDHSDLYYGLNTGWVILTASTPQAVYDMNIMALRIAEHSEVRLPVIVAYDGFFTSHQKRKVKYFKDNAVVQQFVGPNPNHAYANVSDPSRPVTIGAHMGGDDLLNNHYQLSEALEKAGGVYSEVAREYALLSGREYKVLDLYRMEDAEYALFLLNSAGETAKDTVDALRAKGIKAGLIRPNIIRPFPAEELRTALKNVKALLVGERADSYGAQGGNLTHEIRSALQIDPDNKTMILSRIFGLGGKDFYADDAAAFFQLAIDAAEQGSAEKPFDYYGYYPGEEKDALAPVIEPMHGNAFRTGLIQVTQNEETGLLKVKLPPLRQLTVKPHRLAPGHGACPGCGALSALELFFKGIEGDMVVLFQTGCAYVVTASYPYSSHKQTFVHNLFQNGAATLAGMVDAFYELKRRGEIQVADDVTFVMVSGDGGMDIGMGATVGAALRNHKMIILEYDNEGYMNTGSQLSYSTPMGHMTSTSGVGSAQKGKKGHHKDTAQILAACNIPYVFTGVESNPQDLLQKAAKAQWYANNVGTAYGKILCACPLNWKTPDDQGNELVKAAVDSCFFPLYEIEQGITRITYNPEEKGKRIPAVDWLKRMGKTKHLVKDTELLQDFENEIERRWNRLKLRHENALL